The following proteins come from a genomic window of Nostoc sp. ATCC 53789:
- a CDS encoding D-alanyl-D-alanine carboxypeptidase, with protein MLELLGSGLVSLWLEMAGVQIKPLDALDALTWQSSPGLVLAPDPNPTGATTVQEYLKKLITSKVVGQNLAESQGIWMQSGPMLMANHQGTTPLPAASLTKIATSLVALKTWGPDYQFDTLVSITGPVVNGVVQGDLVITGGGDPLFVWEEAIALGNTLNKMGIKQIKGNLIINGTFAMNFQRQPMLAGMMLKQTLNRATWGRPAIYIHSIMAKGTPKPQVVISGTVKVEAQPNPQQTLLLRHRSLPLKQLIKEMNVYSNNDMAEMLADSVGGAAVVQSTAANLARVPQVEIQLINGSGLGPENRISPRAACAMFMAIQSEASAHQLNLADLFPMSGFDHRGTLHSRHIPLSTVIKTGTLRDVSALAGVMPTRDRGLVWFAIINRGTNVWGLRTGQDQLLQSVVKQLQLPQTVPTALTPHSAINSLPQLGAISRNEILFKS; from the coding sequence ATGCTGGAATTATTGGGTTCAGGTTTGGTGTCACTCTGGCTGGAAATGGCCGGGGTACAAATCAAACCTCTAGATGCCTTAGATGCTTTAACTTGGCAAAGTAGCCCTGGCTTAGTTCTTGCCCCCGATCCCAATCCAACTGGGGCAACTACGGTGCAAGAATATCTGAAAAAGCTGATTACATCAAAAGTGGTGGGGCAAAATCTGGCTGAGAGTCAGGGAATTTGGATGCAGTCAGGGCCAATGCTGATGGCAAATCACCAAGGTACGACACCTCTGCCTGCTGCCTCTTTAACCAAAATTGCCACTTCACTAGTTGCTTTGAAAACTTGGGGTCCAGATTACCAATTTGATACTTTGGTGAGTATCACTGGGCCAGTGGTAAATGGAGTTGTGCAGGGCGATTTAGTGATTACAGGCGGTGGCGATCCTTTGTTTGTTTGGGAAGAAGCGATCGCTCTTGGTAATACTCTTAATAAAATGGGTATTAAGCAGATAAAGGGAAATTTAATCATTAATGGCACTTTTGCCATGAATTTCCAACGGCAGCCGATGCTGGCGGGTATGATGCTCAAGCAAACGCTAAATCGTGCAACTTGGGGCCGCCCTGCTATTTACATTCACTCAATCATGGCTAAGGGAACGCCCAAGCCTCAAGTTGTCATTTCGGGTACGGTGAAAGTTGAGGCACAACCAAACCCCCAACAAACTTTGTTACTGCGTCATCGCTCGTTACCCTTGAAGCAACTAATCAAGGAAATGAATGTTTACAGTAACAACGATATGGCAGAAATGCTAGCAGATTCAGTGGGAGGAGCAGCTGTAGTCCAATCCACTGCTGCTAACCTTGCGAGAGTGCCACAAGTGGAAATTCAGTTAATTAATGGTTCTGGACTAGGCCCCGAAAATCGCATTTCCCCCAGGGCTGCCTGTGCGATGTTTATGGCTATTCAAAGTGAGGCATCTGCCCATCAGCTAAATCTGGCTGACTTGTTCCCGATGTCTGGGTTTGATCACCGAGGAACACTACACTCCCGACACATTCCTCTGTCTACTGTAATCAAAACTGGCACTCTCAGAGATGTGAGCGCTTTAGCAGGAGTTATGCCCACACGCGATCGCGGTTTGGTTTGGTTTGCTATTATCAACCGTGGGACAAATGTTTGGGGTTTACGGACTGGACAAGACCAACTACTACAAAGTGTTGTAAAACAGTTACAACTACCTCAAACCGTTCCTACTGCCCTCACTCCCCACTCAGCAATCAACTCTTTACCCCAGCTAGGTGCAATCAGTCGGAATGAAATTTTATTCAAAAGTTAG
- a CDS encoding HhoA/HhoB/HtrA family serine endopeptidase yields the protein MRFLKLPRSIRQLSSYVLAIALGVVLTVSTLQVLPSQAEPAPPITDGDTSQLIAQRQSPATGAIGSSSFVTAAVNRVGSAVVRIDTERTITRRVDPFMEDPFFRRFFGDGFSQQMPPSEQLRGLGSGFIIDKSGLVMTNAHVVDKADKVTVRLKDGRTFEGKVQGIDEVTDLAVVKINAGNDLPVAPLGSSTNVQVGDWAIAVGNPLGFDNTVTLGIVSTLKRSSAQVGISDKRLDFIQTDAAINPGNSGGPLLNGQGEVIGINTAIRPDAMGIGFAIPIDKAKAIAAQLQRDGKVAHPYLGVQMLTLTPDLAKQNNTDPNSPIQIPEINGVFVMRVVPNSPAASAGIRRGDVILQVDGKAITSAEQLQNVVEDSRLGQVLQVKVQRGNQTQQLSIRTAELQNAS from the coding sequence ATGCGATTTCTCAAATTACCCAGATCCATCCGTCAACTCAGTAGTTATGTTTTAGCGATCGCGCTCGGAGTTGTGCTAACGGTTAGCACATTGCAGGTGTTGCCCTCCCAAGCCGAACCCGCACCCCCAATAACAGATGGAGATACTTCACAACTGATTGCCCAACGACAATCACCAGCCACAGGTGCGATCGGTAGTAGTAGCTTTGTCACCGCAGCAGTGAATCGTGTCGGTTCAGCAGTTGTTCGCATTGATACTGAGCGAACAATTACTCGTCGCGTTGATCCATTTATGGAAGACCCATTTTTCCGTCGGTTTTTTGGTGACGGTTTCTCTCAACAAATGCCGCCTTCTGAGCAGTTACGCGGTTTAGGCTCAGGTTTCATTATTGACAAGAGCGGCTTAGTTATGACTAACGCTCATGTGGTCGATAAGGCTGACAAGGTAACAGTCCGACTCAAAGATGGCCGCACCTTTGAAGGGAAAGTTCAAGGCATTGATGAAGTTACAGATTTGGCAGTAGTCAAGATTAACGCTGGTAACGATTTACCAGTCGCACCCTTGGGTTCTTCCACTAATGTCCAAGTCGGAGATTGGGCGATCGCAGTTGGTAATCCTTTAGGATTTGATAACACCGTTACTTTGGGAATTGTCAGTACGCTCAAACGTTCCAGTGCCCAAGTTGGCATTAGCGACAAACGCTTAGACTTCATTCAAACTGATGCCGCTATTAACCCAGGTAACTCTGGCGGGCCGCTATTAAATGGCCAAGGTGAAGTAATTGGCATTAACACAGCAATTCGTCCCGACGCGATGGGTATTGGGTTTGCCATTCCTATTGATAAAGCGAAAGCGATCGCAGCGCAACTGCAACGTGATGGCAAAGTTGCTCACCCCTATTTAGGTGTGCAAATGCTAACTTTAACACCCGATCTTGCCAAGCAAAATAACACCGATCCCAACTCTCCGATTCAAATACCAGAAATTAATGGTGTTTTTGTAATGCGAGTAGTTCCCAATTCTCCAGCTGCATCTGCCGGTATCCGGCGCGGGGATGTAATTCTGCAAGTTGATGGTAAAGCTATTACCAGCGCTGAACAATTGCAGAACGTTGTGGAAGACAGTCGTCTTGGTCAAGTATTACAGGTGAAAGTGCAACGGGGCAATCAGACACAGCAGCTTTCAATCCGTACAGCCGAGTTGCAAAATGCTTCGTAG
- a CDS encoding MBL fold metallo-hydrolase gives MSNFELSDSQSYIPEKSATLPSRPAGEFIVQFWGVRGLIPTPDTSTNRYGGNTACVEMAVGGKRLIFDGGTGLRILGKTWQELQQPIQAHLFFTNCQSNRIQGFPFFAPAFIGENCFHIYGTAASNSASIKQCLYDQMLQPHFPYPLQVMQSELQFYNLIPDSDVKLDDVIITTALINQTQRSVGYRVSWQDYSVAYVTDLHQNADQVERERILEFIKGVDLLIANATYTPPTSHNHDSADLLWQAAVNAALNAGVQRLAISHHHPDDHDDFLDRVQVDIKSAFPEAVLAHEGLVLAVGKL, from the coding sequence ATGTCAAATTTTGAGTTGTCGGATTCCCAGAGCTACATACCTGAAAAGTCTGCTACCCTGCCAAGTAGACCAGCAGGTGAGTTTATTGTGCAATTTTGGGGTGTACGGGGTTTGATTCCTACCCCAGACACCAGCACCAACCGCTATGGTGGTAATACTGCTTGTGTAGAAATGGCTGTAGGTGGAAAACGCTTGATTTTTGATGGTGGCACTGGTTTACGCATATTGGGTAAAACTTGGCAAGAACTACAACAGCCAATACAAGCCCATTTATTTTTTACCAACTGCCAATCAAACCGAATTCAAGGGTTTCCCTTTTTTGCTCCTGCATTTATTGGAGAAAATTGCTTTCATATCTACGGCACAGCTGCCTCAAATAGTGCATCAATCAAACAATGTCTGTACGATCAGATGCTCCAGCCCCACTTTCCTTATCCTTTACAGGTAATGCAGTCGGAATTGCAGTTTTACAATCTCATTCCAGACAGTGATGTAAAGCTAGATGATGTCATCATTACAACCGCATTAATCAATCAAACTCAGCGCTCAGTTGGCTACCGAGTTAGTTGGCAAGATTATAGTGTTGCCTACGTCACGGATTTGCACCAAAATGCCGATCAAGTAGAGCGAGAGCGGATTTTAGAGTTTATTAAAGGCGTTGATTTGCTGATTGCCAATGCCACTTACACTCCCCCTACGTCTCACAACCATGACTCTGCTGATTTACTCTGGCAAGCTGCGGTGAATGCAGCTTTGAATGCTGGTGTGCAACGGCTAGCTATTTCTCATCATCACCCAGATGACCATGATGATTTTCTTGATAGGGTTCAAGTCGATATTAAATCTGCCTTTCCTGAAGCAGTATTAGCCCATGAAGGTCTAGTTTTAGCTGTTGGTAAGCTTTAA
- the panD gene encoding aspartate 1-decarboxylase gives MQRTLLLAKIHNCTLTGANINYVGSISIDEILLEKAGILPYEQVQVVNSANGQRFITYAIPAPAHSGVIELNGGAARLGIIGDRLIIMTYGQFTPEELKNYSPTVVIVDEKNRLLEVRRYDDLLVKV, from the coding sequence ATGCAGCGTACTCTCCTTTTGGCAAAAATTCATAATTGCACCCTTACGGGGGCGAATATCAACTACGTGGGTAGTATCAGCATCGATGAAATCCTTTTGGAAAAAGCTGGGATCTTACCTTATGAGCAAGTGCAAGTAGTTAATAGTGCCAACGGTCAGCGTTTTATTACTTATGCGATCCCGGCTCCAGCCCATTCAGGAGTAATTGAGCTAAATGGGGGTGCGGCACGTCTAGGCATTATTGGCGATCGCTTGATTATAATGACTTACGGGCAGTTCACTCCAGAAGAGTTAAAAAATTACTCTCCTACGGTAGTCATTGTGGACGAAAAAAACAGGCTGTTGGAAGTTCGGCGCTACGATGACCTGCTCGTTAAGGTCTAA
- a CDS encoding inorganic diphosphatase: MDLSRIPAQPKPGLINVLIEITGGSKNKYEYDKELEAFALDRVLYSSVKYPYDYGFVPNTLAEDGDPLDGMVIIDEPTFPGCIIAARPIGFLEMIDGGDRDEKILCVPDKDPRYTQVKSLKDVAPHRLDEIAEFFRSYKNLEKKVTEILGWQDVDKVAALVEKSVKAYRG; this comes from the coding sequence GTGGATTTATCTCGTATTCCTGCCCAACCGAAACCCGGTTTAATCAACGTTCTGATTGAAATTACTGGCGGAAGTAAAAATAAATACGAATACGACAAGGAACTAGAAGCTTTTGCTCTAGACCGAGTACTTTATTCCTCGGTAAAATATCCTTATGATTACGGCTTTGTGCCCAATACTTTGGCTGAAGATGGCGATCCCCTGGATGGTATGGTCATAATTGACGAGCCAACCTTTCCAGGCTGTATTATTGCTGCGCGACCAATTGGCTTCTTGGAGATGATTGACGGTGGTGATCGCGATGAAAAAATCCTTTGTGTTCCTGACAAAGATCCCCGCTACACTCAGGTAAAATCCCTGAAAGACGTAGCGCCACACCGCTTAGATGAAATTGCCGAATTTTTCCGTAGTTATAAAAATTTGGAAAAAAAGGTGACTGAAATTCTCGGTTGGCAAGATGTGGACAAGGTTGCAGCTTTAGTAGAAAAATCCGTCAAAGCTTATAGAGGATAA